The Punica granatum isolate Tunisia-2019 chromosome 4, ASM765513v2, whole genome shotgun sequence genome has a window encoding:
- the LOC116205821 gene encoding pentatricopeptide repeat-containing protein At1g34160, whose amino-acid sequence MHFDAVLKKCASLSHVKQLHSHLLTTGLFLSNPAARARILDLCAASTFGDLHLASLIFQHTPYPSTNDFNALIRGTALSPHPLRSLHWYVAALRTSPRGVDALSCSFALKACARALARAEAAQLHSHALGFGFYADVLLLTTLLDGYAKMGDLDAAWKVFDEMPRRDIASWNALITGLAQGSQPHEAVALFKRMTDEGLKPNEVSVLGALSACSQLGAVGEGERVHEYIRNENLDAHVQVCNVVIDMYSKCGFVDRAFEVFNSMPCRKELVTWNTMIMGFAMQGDGYKAIELFKQMGQGGAKPDAVSYLAVLCACNHAGLVDEGLRLFYSISDSGLVPNVKHYGTIVDLLGRAGRIQEAYDIIVSMPMMPDTVLWQSLLGACKTYGNVEMAEIASRYLVEMGSKSCGDFVLLSNIYAARARWNDVGRVREAMKDQDVKKIPGFSYIEVGGLIHKFNNGDQRHENYREIYRKLDEIKAKVGEYGCVAGTDFVLHDIGQEEKENAIYYHSEKLAVAFGLISVPEGNPIRVIKNLRICGDCHAVIKLVSKIYNREIIVRDRTRFHRFSAGSCSCRDYW is encoded by the coding sequence ATGCATTTTGATGCTGTGCTGAAGAAGTGCGCGTCCCTCTCCCACGTCAAGCAGCTCCACTCCCACCTCCTCACCACCGGCCTCTTCCTCTCCAACCCCGCCGCCCGCGCCCGCATCCTTGACCTCTGCGCCGCCTCCACCTTCGGCGACCTCCATCTCGCCTCCCTCATATTCCAACACACCCCTTATCCCTCCACCAACGACTTCAACGCCCTCATCCGCGGCACTGCCCTCAGCCCCCACCCCCTCCGCTCCCTCCACTGGTATGTCGCCGCCCTCCGGACCTCCCCCCGCGGGGTTGACGCGCTCTCCTGCTCCTTTGCCCTCAAGGCCTGCGCCCGTGCTCTTGCACGCGCCGAGGCCGCTCAGCTTCATTCCCATGCGCTGGGCTTCGGGTTCTACGCTGACGTGCTGCTGCTCACCACCCTGCTCGATGGGTACGCGAAGATGGGCGACCTGGACGCTGCGTGGAAGGTGTTCGATGAAATGCCGAGGCGAGATATCGCGTCCTGGAATGCGCTGATCACCGGGTTGGCCCAGGGGAGCCAACCCCATGAAGCGGTGGCCCTGTTCAAGAGGATGACAGATGAAGGGTTGAAGCCCAATGAAGTCTCCGTCCTCGGGGCCCTCTCTGCTTGCTCCCAGTTGGGTGCGGTAGGAGAGGGCGAGAGGGTCCATGAGTACATCAGGAACGAGAATCTCGATGCCCACGTCCAAGTCTGTAATGTGGTCATCGATATGTACTCGAAATGCGGGTTTGTCGATAGGGCATTTGAGGTCTTCAATTCTATGCCATGTAGGAAGGAACTGGTAACGTGGAACACAATGATAATGGGGTTCGCTATGCAGGGAGACGGGTATAAGGCCATCGAGCTTTTCAAGCAAATGGGTCAGGGTGGAGCTAAACCCGATGCAGTGTCATACCTTGCCGTACTATGTGCATGTAACCATGCGGGATTAGTGGACGAGGGTCTTAGGCTGTTCTACTCTATTTCTGACTCCGGACTTGTGCCAAACGTCAAGCATTATGGTACCATAGTTGATTTATTAGGCCGAGCAGGGAGAATTCAGGAAGCTTATGATATCATCGTCTCCATGCCGATGATGCCTGATACAGTTCTTTGGCAGAGCCTTCTGGGTGCATGCAAGACTTACGGGAATGTGGAGATGGCAGAGATTGCTTCTCGCTACTTGGTGGAAATGGGTTCAAAGAGCTGTGGGGATTTCGTGCTATTGTCGAACATTTATGCAGCTCGTGCAAGGTGGAATGATGTAGGGAGGGTGAGGGAGGCAATGAAGGACCAGGACGTGAAGAAGATTCCTGGGTTCAGCTACATTGAAGTGGGTGGCCTCATACACAAGTTCAACAATGGAGATCAGAGGCACGAAAACTATCGGGAAATTTACAGGAAGCTCGATGAGATTAAGGCCAAGGTTGGGGAGTATGGATGTGTTGCTGGAACTGATTTTGTCCTGCATGACATTGGACAAGAGGAGAAGGAGAACGCTATATATTATCATAGCGAGAAATTGGCTGTTGCTTTTGGTTTGATAAGCGTTCCTGAGGGTAATCCCATCAGAGTGATTAAGAACCTGAGGATATGTGGAGATTGCCATGCTGTGATTAAGCTAGTCTCTAAGATATACAATCGGGAAATCATTGTGAGGGACCGAACTCGGTTTCACAGATTTAGTGCTGGTTCTTGTTCTTGCAGAGACTACTGGTGA